In a single window of the Natronosalvus caseinilyticus genome:
- a CDS encoding 30S ribosomal protein S27ae, whose translation MAHYELYNDEGEVEREQCPRCGDSFLADHGDRQHCGKCGYTEWA comes from the coding sequence ATGGCACACTACGAACTCTACAACGACGAGGGCGAAGTCGAGCGCGAACAGTGCCCACGCTGTGGGGACTCGTTCCTCGCCGACCACGGCGACCGCCAGCACTGCGGCAAGTGCGGCTACACCGAGTGGGCGTAA
- a CDS encoding DUF7521 family protein: protein MIAAALVPAAAIPGGGLIALFAGATAVVGFLVAALAYEGSRRNGSRPMAYLAAGILCLTTIPVSLNYALVALTTATDAEILLVISVAHLAGVASILYALTRA, encoded by the coding sequence GTGATCGCCGCCGCGCTGGTCCCAGCGGCTGCCATCCCTGGCGGTGGGCTGATCGCGCTTTTCGCCGGCGCGACCGCCGTCGTCGGCTTCCTCGTCGCGGCGCTCGCTTACGAAGGCTCCCGCCGAAACGGGAGCCGGCCGATGGCGTATCTCGCCGCCGGCATTCTCTGTCTGACCACGATCCCAGTGAGCCTCAACTACGCACTCGTGGCGCTGACGACGGCGACCGACGCGGAGATCCTACTCGTGATCTCGGTAGCACACCTCGCTGGTGTCGCCTCGATCCTGTACGCCCTGACCAGAGCCTAG
- a CDS encoding DUF7521 family protein gives MLTLTPLQSTGGSPIVVTLALATLLVTAVLSLAVAVLLVRGYRRNRDRARLYLGLGLVFLTTVPILVQFALTNAGLSPELRSAAANGSKLVGLAAMLYAIYGITRSHRVVRSERKSNPDPRPGQSEEDSS, from the coding sequence ATGCTCACACTCACACCACTCCAGTCGACGGGCGGATCGCCGATCGTCGTGACGCTCGCACTCGCCACCCTGCTCGTGACGGCGGTGTTGTCACTCGCCGTCGCGGTCCTCCTGGTTCGCGGCTATCGACGGAACCGGGATCGCGCCCGACTGTATCTCGGGCTGGGGCTGGTCTTCCTCACCACCGTCCCCATCCTCGTCCAGTTTGCCCTGACGAACGCCGGCCTCTCCCCCGAGCTCCGGTCGGCGGCCGCGAACGGGAGCAAACTCGTCGGGCTCGCGGCGATGCTCTATGCCATCTACGGGATCACCCGATCCCATCGAGTGGTCCGGTCGGAACGGAAGTCGAATCCGGACCCACGTCCCGGCCAATCGGAGGAGGATTCGTCGTGA
- a CDS encoding halocyanin domain-containing protein, protein MNNETNSGSRSSHDIEGQRNRSAIDESGPSVSHEGTNRRQFLLTAGTLLVSGALAGCTETLGNGSGEDGGNESVDEWLANADNYDGSIEEPDGDMVTVEVGPDVNEMVFEPAAIQIRPGTTVRWEWIGNGSHNVVATDGLFDSGGVEQRATFEHTFDTVGTTRYYCDPHRRAGMKGVVIVDEHEGAAATENERSG, encoded by the coding sequence GTGAACAACGAGACGAACTCTGGATCACGATCGAGTCACGACATCGAGGGCCAGCGGAACCGGTCGGCCATCGACGAGAGCGGGCCATCAGTGTCTCACGAGGGCACGAATCGCCGCCAGTTCCTCCTCACGGCGGGCACACTCCTCGTTTCGGGGGCGCTCGCCGGGTGTACGGAGACCCTCGGAAACGGCTCAGGCGAGGACGGCGGAAACGAGAGCGTCGACGAGTGGTTAGCGAACGCGGACAACTACGACGGCAGTATTGAGGAACCGGACGGGGATATGGTAACTGTCGAAGTTGGGCCAGACGTCAACGAGATGGTTTTCGAACCGGCTGCAATCCAGATTCGGCCGGGAACGACGGTCAGGTGGGAGTGGATCGGGAACGGCTCGCACAACGTCGTCGCCACCGACGGCCTGTTCGACAGCGGCGGCGTCGAGCAGCGTGCGACCTTCGAACACACGTTCGACACCGTTGGCACGACGCGTTACTACTGCGATCCGCATCGGCGGGCGGGGATGAAAGGCGTCGTTATCGTCGACGAACACGAGGGCGCGGCGGCGACCGAGAACGAACGGAGCGGCTAA
- a CDS encoding sensor domain-containing protein, with translation MSTQLRSSDEPNASSIGHVLRAPLRRETYLNVCYLVLMFPLGILYFDVLVVGFATGIPLLVLGVGVPLLLAVFVIAVEAAHLERRLVGALLGVHIPVPDPKTSGSRWVRSKRLVTARETWKAIAYVLSEFVYGSLLFGVLASGAATAASFILAPLYYTRAPIVAYGPIPTTDVALDVLFGWDSLLVGLTTTFTLGSWRIETLPGALLVSGLGIVLLWGLLVLADVAAGLWGRYARRMLTTPRYWTRPGR, from the coding sequence ATGTCCACGCAATTGAGGTCGTCCGACGAGCCGAACGCCTCCTCGATCGGTCACGTCCTTCGTGCGCCCTTGCGACGGGAGACGTACCTGAACGTCTGTTATCTCGTCCTGATGTTCCCGCTCGGGATCCTCTACTTCGACGTCCTGGTCGTCGGATTCGCGACGGGGATCCCGCTTCTGGTCCTCGGCGTCGGCGTTCCGCTCCTGCTCGCCGTGTTCGTGATCGCCGTCGAAGCGGCCCATCTCGAGCGCCGACTCGTCGGCGCCCTGTTGGGCGTTCACATCCCCGTTCCGGACCCAAAGACGAGCGGATCGCGCTGGGTGCGTTCGAAGCGGTTGGTGACGGCTCGAGAGACGTGGAAAGCCATCGCCTACGTGCTCTCGGAGTTCGTCTACGGCAGTCTCCTGTTCGGCGTCCTCGCCTCGGGAGCGGCGACGGCGGCGAGTTTCATCCTCGCCCCGCTGTACTACACCCGGGCGCCGATCGTCGCGTACGGTCCGATCCCGACCACCGACGTGGCCCTCGACGTGCTGTTCGGATGGGATTCGCTGCTCGTCGGCCTCACCACGACGTTCACTCTCGGCTCTTGGCGAATCGAGACCCTCCCGGGGGCCCTGCTGGTGTCGGGACTCGGAATCGTCCTTCTCTGGGGGCTGCTCGTACTGGCCGACGTCGCCGCCGGGCTGTGGGGACGGTACGCGCGTCGAATGCTCACGACGCCGCGTTACTGGACGCGTCCTGGCAGGTAG
- a CDS encoding ABC transporter permease, producing MTNVTSSPVPWRRQTRAFARRHLQQLVRDKMILFLTVGWPILWYFLTMTFFVEVPAGTDLGPLKAANGINYGLFGAFTVTVSLFAGGFARDLESNRYRKLRTMPLAPTADLAGRFAVGTLFGVTSYLATVAVASLDGAAFPALDAGTIGVLLATLLLFCLIAMALAMVLALVVTKPEQLTTIAIVIVLLAYFMTGFNGTSPEMLANSAGMVNYLPNSLATRMQIGYWLGTERIAFMAPPEVPTSREYVALLVGYAAVLSAVSVLVMRRVAYGGGSR from the coding sequence GTGACGAACGTGACCTCGAGCCCGGTTCCCTGGCGACGACAGACCCGTGCGTTCGCGCGACGACACCTGCAGCAACTCGTCCGCGACAAGATGATTCTCTTTCTCACCGTGGGCTGGCCGATCCTCTGGTACTTCCTCACGATGACTTTCTTCGTTGAGGTCCCCGCGGGAACCGATCTCGGACCGCTCAAGGCAGCCAACGGGATCAACTACGGACTCTTCGGTGCGTTTACGGTCACCGTCTCCCTGTTCGCCGGCGGATTCGCTCGCGACCTCGAGAGCAATCGATACCGGAAGCTCCGGACGATGCCGCTCGCGCCGACCGCGGACCTGGCCGGCCGGTTCGCGGTCGGGACGCTCTTCGGCGTCACGTCCTACCTCGCGACCGTCGCCGTAGCCTCCCTCGACGGTGCGGCGTTCCCGGCCCTCGATGCGGGTACGATCGGCGTACTGCTTGCGACGTTACTGCTGTTCTGTCTGATCGCGATGGCCCTGGCGATGGTGCTCGCGCTCGTGGTGACGAAACCCGAGCAACTGACGACGATCGCCATCGTCATCGTTCTGCTCGCCTACTTCATGACGGGATTCAACGGCACGTCGCCGGAGATGCTGGCGAACAGCGCGGGCATGGTGAATTACCTCCCCAACTCGCTGGCGACGCGAATGCAGATCGGGTACTGGCTGGGCACCGAGCGTATCGCGTTCATGGCGCCGCCAGAGGTCCCCACCTCGAGGGAGTACGTCGCCCTCCTCGTGGGGTATGCGGCGGTGCTGTCGGCGGTCTCCGTGCTCGTTATGCGACGAGTCGCCTACGGGGGTGGCTCCCGATGA
- a CDS encoding pyridoxamine 5'-phosphate oxidase family protein, whose translation MSEFTKPEIDYLNGQRLGRLATIGPENQPHVVPVGFRYDVETDTIQIGGRNLTETKKFHDVERNPRVAFVAMIWPASIRGWFTVSKYEVGPRHITAMANASAPAPGRHGYRSRPNASSPGASTMTRIDAPVVNRRNQPHGSALECKRSCAST comes from the coding sequence ATGAGTGAGTTCACCAAGCCGGAGATCGACTACCTGAACGGACAACGCCTGGGGCGACTAGCGACCATCGGACCCGAGAACCAACCGCACGTCGTCCCGGTTGGATTCCGCTACGACGTCGAGACCGACACCATTCAGATCGGCGGGCGCAACCTCACCGAGACGAAGAAGTTCCACGACGTCGAACGCAATCCACGAGTCGCCTTCGTCGCGATGATCTGGCCAGCGTCGATCCGTGGGTGGTTCACGGTATCGAAATACGAGGTCGGGCCGAGACACATCACGGCGATGGCGAACGCTTCGGCCCCGGCTCCGGGGAGGCATGGATACAGGTCACGCCCGAACGCGTCGTCTCCTGGGGCATCAACGATGACGCGGATAGACGCTCCAGTCGTGAATCGGCGTAACCAGCCGCATGGTTCGGCACTCGAATGTAAACGGTCTTGTGCGTCCACCTGA
- a CDS encoding winged helix-turn-helix domain-containing protein, which produces MTEDTWDDINEHVEAEWKAETTPFERVYEIVEQTHDGQSAAEIAERALVSEPTARRHCKALVNTGFAEAEQDGRSTVYKRNADRVLMTRIRELRRETTREELLDGIKRMKREIRRYEDQYDVVSPEELARELDADDGQGWEDLSTWRTTRQNLSIAQAALAYSEASQQLTA; this is translated from the coding sequence ATGACTGAGGACACGTGGGACGACATCAACGAACACGTCGAAGCGGAGTGGAAAGCCGAGACGACACCGTTCGAACGTGTTTACGAGATTGTCGAACAGACTCACGACGGTCAGTCGGCTGCCGAAATCGCCGAGCGAGCGCTCGTTAGCGAGCCGACCGCTCGTCGACACTGCAAGGCCCTCGTCAACACCGGGTTCGCCGAAGCCGAGCAGGACGGCCGATCGACGGTCTACAAACGGAACGCCGACCGCGTACTCATGACCCGTATTCGCGAGCTTCGACGCGAAACGACTCGTGAGGAGTTGCTCGACGGCATCAAACGGATGAAACGGGAGATTCGCCGGTACGAAGACCAGTACGACGTCGTTTCGCCCGAGGAACTCGCACGTGAACTCGACGCCGACGATGGACAGGGGTGGGAGGACCTGAGTACGTGGCGCACCACTCGGCAGAACCTCTCTATCGCACAGGCGGCCCTCGCATACAGCGAGGCGAGCCAGCAGCTCACTGCATGA
- a CDS encoding undecaprenyl-diphosphate phosphatase, producing the protein MGAFVAAAESDLEVLVAILAGIVQGVVEWLPVSSQGNLSLFLTLVGTDPDVALQLALFLQVGTTLSAATYYRGEIRAALASVPEWRPSRAYEGENAITSYIVLASMMTGLVGIPLYIYAVEFAGQLTGGVFIGLIGVLLILTGVIQLRLESVSMGTREKPTLVDSILVGAVQGLAILPGISRSGMTSSTLLFRSYEPPAAFRLSFLLSIPASLGAAALTMAGAGGLPGIAPVPAVVALLVSGFVGYLTIDALMRVVERVPFWAVCFGLGGLAIVGGTVVSVVV; encoded by the coding sequence ATGGGGGCGTTCGTTGCTGCCGCGGAGTCGGACCTCGAGGTGCTCGTCGCGATCCTCGCCGGGATCGTCCAGGGCGTCGTCGAGTGGCTGCCGGTCTCGAGCCAGGGCAACCTCTCGCTGTTTCTGACGCTCGTCGGCACCGACCCCGACGTGGCGCTCCAGTTGGCGCTGTTCTTGCAGGTCGGGACGACCCTCTCGGCAGCGACGTACTATCGCGGGGAGATCCGGGCGGCCCTCGCGTCCGTTCCTGAGTGGCGCCCGAGTCGGGCCTACGAGGGCGAGAACGCGATTACGTCCTACATCGTGCTTGCGTCGATGATGACCGGCCTGGTGGGCATTCCGCTGTATATCTACGCCGTCGAGTTCGCGGGCCAGTTGACGGGTGGGGTGTTCATCGGTCTGATCGGCGTCCTCCTGATTCTCACTGGGGTGATCCAGTTGCGCCTCGAGTCCGTTTCGATGGGCACCCGCGAGAAGCCAACGCTGGTGGATTCGATCCTGGTCGGCGCGGTACAGGGCCTCGCCATCCTGCCCGGCATCTCGCGCTCTGGGATGACCTCGAGCACGCTCTTGTTCCGGAGCTACGAACCGCCCGCGGCGTTTCGCCTGTCGTTTTTGCTGTCGATTCCGGCCAGTCTCGGCGCGGCGGCGCTGACGATGGCCGGCGCCGGTGGGTTGCCCGGAATCGCACCCGTGCCAGCTGTGGTCGCACTGCTGGTGAGCGGGTTCGTGGGGTACCTGACCATCGACGCCCTCATGCGAGTCGTCGAGCGAGTGCCCTTCTGGGCGGTCTGTTTCGGCCTCGGTGGGCTGGCGATCGTCGGCGGGACGGTCGTTTCTGTGGTTGTCTAG
- a CDS encoding ABC transporter ATP-binding protein, which yields MSDSGTPNAVVEAVNVTKRFGDQNVLRGLDFTVAPGEIVLLMGPNGAGKSVFVSCLSGSATPDGGTITLFDELTPRAARPAVSTMFQGAMADPDLTGRENLQFYEALHPNGTGRWRELVTRLEIEDDLDRVVGDYSGGMQRKLEIAITLSLDVPFYVLDEPTIELDLATIRELHDLLLGMRTAGKTVLITSHAPLDAQIADRIVFVRDGKVIASDAPRTLIETLPPVLRVRGTLPPENDLLGGRVFRRGDEIRGFLEGSDAFDEIRTNLEMKGADLVDIDRPSYTDLFNYYTYVHANE from the coding sequence ATGAGCGATTCGGGGACGCCGAATGCGGTCGTCGAGGCCGTGAACGTCACGAAACGATTCGGCGACCAGAACGTGCTCAGGGGGCTCGACTTCACCGTCGCCCCGGGCGAGATCGTCCTCCTGATGGGGCCCAACGGTGCGGGAAAGTCCGTGTTCGTTTCGTGTCTCTCTGGGAGCGCGACGCCCGACGGTGGCACCATCACGCTCTTCGACGAACTGACCCCTCGAGCAGCCCGGCCGGCGGTGAGTACGATGTTCCAAGGCGCGATGGCCGATCCCGATCTGACCGGTCGCGAGAACCTCCAGTTCTACGAGGCGCTCCACCCGAACGGGACGGGTCGATGGCGCGAGCTGGTAACGCGGCTCGAAATCGAGGACGATCTCGATCGCGTCGTCGGCGACTACTCCGGCGGCATGCAACGAAAACTCGAGATCGCGATCACGCTGAGCCTCGATGTCCCCTTCTACGTCCTCGACGAGCCGACGATCGAACTGGACCTCGCGACGATTCGCGAACTCCACGATCTGCTCCTGGGCATGCGAACGGCGGGAAAGACGGTGCTGATTACCAGCCACGCGCCGCTAGACGCACAGATCGCGGACAGAATCGTCTTCGTCCGGGACGGGAAGGTCATCGCAAGCGACGCTCCCCGGACCCTGATCGAGACGCTGCCGCCAGTTCTCCGCGTCCGGGGGACGCTACCCCCGGAGAACGACCTGCTCGGAGGCAGGGTGTTTCGGCGGGGAGACGAGATTCGAGGCTTCCTCGAAGGAAGCGACGCATTCGACGAGATTAGAACGAACCTGGAGATGAAGGGCGCCGATTTGGTCGACATCGACCGCCCCTCGTACACGGACCTGTTCAACTACTACACGTACGTTCATGCGAACGAATGA
- a CDS encoding ribbon-helix-helix domain-containing protein, with protein sequence MGTRRVNIILPNELVKKADLVAKVAHKNRTEVIKEALQEYFEGIEDEADLRKGSPNSTSRIRSSSTP encoded by the coding sequence ATGGGAACCAGGAGAGTCAACATTATACTACCGAACGAACTGGTCAAGAAGGCAGATCTCGTCGCCAAAGTCGCTCACAAAAATCGGACCGAGGTCATCAAGGAAGCACTCCAGGAGTACTTCGAGGGGATCGAGGACGAAGCCGATTTAAGGAAGGGGTCACCGAACTCTACCTCGAGGATCAGATCGAGTTCGACACCCTGA
- a CDS encoding DUF1428 domain-containing protein — protein sequence MERYVDGFVIPVPNEQLDAYREMASEAGNLWIEHGALEYFEGVGDDMEPDMDGMPMVTFPQLAGMGDDETVVFSFIVFESRDHRDDVNAKVMDDPTMGPENYEEEMPFDPERMAYGGFRSIVSYED from the coding sequence ATGGAACGATACGTCGATGGATTCGTTATCCCGGTCCCGAACGAACAGCTCGATGCGTACCGTGAAATGGCCAGCGAGGCCGGAAATCTCTGGATCGAACACGGCGCTCTCGAGTATTTCGAAGGGGTCGGAGACGACATGGAGCCCGACATGGACGGCATGCCGATGGTGACGTTCCCACAGCTCGCGGGCATGGGGGACGACGAGACGGTCGTGTTCTCATTTATCGTCTTCGAGTCGCGAGACCACCGCGACGACGTGAACGCGAAGGTGATGGACGATCCGACAATGGGCCCCGAAAACTACGAAGAGGAGATGCCCTTCGACCCGGAGCGTATGGCATACGGTGGCTTCCGTTCAATCGTTAGCTACGAAGATTGA
- a CDS encoding transcriptional regulator, translating into MSEENDVRAVGGLLEDEYAHAILIHTSTKSMSAPELSEVCDASVSTIYRRIERLQAYDLLEEQLQLDKDGHHYNTYTARLERIEIELEDGGFGLTITYREPNAADRFTDLFEGFR; encoded by the coding sequence ATGAGCGAGGAGAACGACGTACGGGCGGTCGGCGGTCTCCTCGAGGACGAGTACGCCCATGCAATCCTCATCCATACGAGCACTAAATCGATGTCCGCGCCAGAACTAAGCGAGGTCTGCGACGCCTCCGTCTCGACCATCTACCGACGGATCGAACGCCTCCAGGCGTACGACCTCCTCGAGGAGCAGCTCCAACTCGACAAGGACGGCCACCACTACAACACGTACACCGCACGGCTCGAACGCATCGAAATCGAACTCGAGGACGGCGGATTTGGGCTCACGATCACCTACCGGGAACCGAACGCGGCCGATCGGTTCACCGACCTTTTCGAGGGGTTCCGATAG
- a CDS encoding SHOCT domain-containing protein, which yields MATDDSLTRTLLIVIAAILLVPVVMMVVMMPMMGLWGWGHMWGGGAWDGSGGTWMWALMFLVPVLVILGIGYLLYSAIRQSGTRQSDAAFEELRLAYARGDLSDEEFEERRERLQRER from the coding sequence ATGGCAACCGATGATTCACTCACTCGAACGCTCCTGATCGTCATCGCTGCAATCCTGCTCGTGCCGGTCGTCATGATGGTCGTGATGATGCCGATGATGGGTCTCTGGGGGTGGGGACATATGTGGGGCGGTGGTGCGTGGGACGGCTCCGGCGGAACCTGGATGTGGGCGCTCATGTTTCTGGTGCCCGTACTCGTGATTCTCGGTATCGGATACCTGCTGTACAGCGCGATTCGCCAATCAGGCACTCGACAGAGCGACGCGGCGTTCGAGGAGCTGCGATTGGCCTACGCTCGTGGGGACCTCTCGGATGAAGAATTTGAGGAACGTCGCGAGCGTCTCCAGCGGGAGAGGTAG
- a CDS encoding DUF6220 domain-containing protein: protein MAEPKRVVWARYGFFVLASFFVLCVLVQVYIAGMAVFVDPTNWSLHRTFVHVFEPVVFLLFPLAFLGRLSAFLKAVPVVLFVLVSAQYATAHLYGSLVAAIHSVNAVVIVFVAAMAVRRTWAQIQADR from the coding sequence ATGGCGGAACCAAAGCGGGTCGTCTGGGCGCGCTACGGTTTCTTCGTACTGGCGTCGTTCTTCGTCCTCTGCGTGCTCGTGCAGGTGTACATCGCGGGGATGGCTGTCTTCGTCGATCCGACGAACTGGTCGCTACACCGAACGTTCGTCCACGTCTTCGAACCCGTTGTCTTCCTGTTGTTCCCGCTCGCCTTCCTGGGTCGACTCTCGGCGTTTCTGAAAGCCGTTCCCGTCGTGTTGTTCGTACTGGTCTCCGCCCAGTACGCAACGGCCCACCTCTACGGTTCCCTCGTCGCCGCCATCCATTCGGTAAACGCCGTCGTCATCGTCTTCGTGGCTGCGATGGCGGTCAGACGAACGTGGGCACAGATCCAGGCGGATCGGTAG
- a CDS encoding WD40/YVTN/BNR-like repeat-containing protein — protein sequence MTTIYTALPNRLLVSRDDTGATGDDESEDDGDGEWSQSTRLEGYDLECVAASPDAPDRVFVGTFEDGLFRSTDGGETFDALETDFASDAVMAATVSPHDPDVVYVGTEPSRVYRSEDGGDSWTHVEGLVDLPSEEEWYFPPRPHTHHVRWLEVDPHDPDRLYVGIEAGAFVIRDEAQDSWQERPEGSRFDNHSLATHPDMEGRVYSAAGDGYAQSDDGGETWSHPQMGLEHRYCWSVVPHPDDPDRVLISSASGASSAHTASRAKAYAYRKPGRDADWERLDDRGLPMGEGIVRTIFDESEGTVYAVNNLGCFVSRDFGDSWSVLEADWEGPESKTPRGLAVVA from the coding sequence ATGACGACCATCTATACGGCGCTCCCGAATCGGTTGCTGGTCTCTCGAGACGATACGGGTGCCACTGGCGATGACGAAAGCGAGGACGACGGCGACGGCGAGTGGTCACAGTCGACTCGCCTCGAGGGCTACGACCTCGAGTGCGTCGCCGCCTCGCCCGACGCGCCCGACCGGGTCTTCGTCGGCACGTTCGAGGACGGCCTCTTCCGCTCGACCGACGGCGGCGAGACCTTCGACGCACTCGAGACGGACTTCGCCAGCGACGCCGTCATGGCGGCGACGGTCAGCCCCCACGACCCCGACGTTGTCTACGTCGGCACCGAACCCAGCCGCGTCTACCGCTCCGAGGACGGCGGCGACTCCTGGACGCACGTCGAGGGGCTGGTCGACCTCCCTTCCGAGGAGGAGTGGTACTTCCCGCCGCGACCCCACACCCACCACGTGCGCTGGCTCGAGGTGGACCCCCACGACCCCGACCGCCTCTACGTGGGGATCGAGGCGGGGGCGTTCGTCATCCGCGACGAAGCCCAGGATAGCTGGCAGGAGCGCCCCGAAGGCTCGCGGTTCGACAACCACAGCCTCGCCACCCACCCCGATATGGAGGGCCGGGTGTACTCCGCGGCGGGTGACGGCTACGCCCAGAGTGACGACGGCGGCGAGACCTGGAGTCACCCGCAGATGGGCCTCGAGCACCGCTACTGCTGGTCGGTCGTCCCCCATCCCGACGACCCCGATCGGGTGCTCATCTCGAGCGCCAGCGGCGCCTCGAGCGCGCACACGGCCTCGCGGGCGAAGGCCTACGCCTACCGAAAACCAGGACGGGACGCCGACTGGGAGCGCCTCGACGACCGGGGGCTCCCGATGGGCGAGGGCATCGTCCGGACGATATTCGACGAGTCTGAAGGAACGGTGTACGCCGTCAACAACTTGGGCTGTTTCGTCTCACGGGACTTCGGGGACTCGTGGTCGGTGCTCGAGGCGGATTGGGAGGGTCCGGAGTCCAAAACGCCGCGGGGGCTGGCGGTCGTCGCGTAA
- a CDS encoding ATP-binding protein: MEDFVNREVELSRLRGSYESDDAEMIVIFGRRRLGKTQLVQHSLADRDDAVIFQATETTAQIQLDEFVDVASEAFPSITQIRQNWEALLGYLGDQGGVVVLDEFPYLIDADESLPSVIQRLWDQQFQNTSGTLILIGSSISMMEEATLLGNSPLYGRFTERLDLRPLDFAAAQEFIPDEYSPEERIFVWGTFGGTPYYLDGIDLNQTLGTILTEEVFSQNGYLHNEPEYVLRTELTDPNRYFAILTTIAAGKTTSNEIAQAIGIDGKQISTYTQKLERLRLIEREVPITEEKAKSRRGRYRIRDPLFRFWFRFVYGKEDRYERLGEEAYEAIIEPEMADFVSPEFEKLCQDALPNLYPETTFLDIGRWWYKEHEVDVVGLATDGTIVAGECKFTNAPLDYGALASLEDHVEEIRWGPNADGSATEYALFTRSGATQSVQEAVSERDDLRLFNLSDVNRAIGN, translated from the coding sequence ATGGAGGACTTCGTCAATCGGGAAGTCGAACTCTCACGCTTGCGAGGGAGCTACGAGTCCGATGATGCCGAAATGATCGTCATTTTTGGGCGACGACGTCTCGGGAAGACACAGCTCGTCCAGCATTCGCTCGCCGACCGCGATGATGCTGTCATCTTTCAGGCCACGGAGACCACGGCACAGATTCAACTCGACGAATTCGTCGATGTCGCGTCCGAGGCGTTTCCCAGCATTACACAGATCAGACAGAATTGGGAAGCACTGCTCGGATATCTCGGCGATCAGGGCGGGGTCGTCGTCCTCGACGAATTTCCGTATCTTATCGACGCCGACGAGAGTCTCCCCTCAGTCATCCAGCGGTTGTGGGACCAGCAGTTCCAAAACACGTCGGGGACGCTCATTCTGATCGGGTCGTCGATCAGTATGATGGAAGAAGCGACACTACTCGGGAACAGTCCCCTGTACGGGCGGTTTACAGAACGGCTCGACCTCCGTCCCCTCGACTTCGCCGCCGCACAGGAGTTCATCCCAGATGAGTACTCGCCTGAAGAGCGGATCTTCGTCTGGGGTACCTTTGGCGGTACTCCGTACTATCTCGATGGCATCGACCTCAACCAGACCCTCGGGACGATTCTCACCGAAGAAGTGTTCTCCCAGAACGGCTACCTTCACAACGAACCGGAGTACGTGCTTCGGACGGAACTCACCGACCCGAATCGGTATTTTGCAATCCTCACTACGATCGCAGCGGGCAAAACGACGTCGAACGAGATCGCCCAGGCAATCGGAATCGATGGGAAGCAGATCTCGACGTACACACAGAAGCTAGAGCGATTACGACTCATCGAGCGCGAAGTACCGATTACTGAAGAGAAAGCGAAGTCACGCCGTGGACGCTACCGGATCCGAGACCCCCTGTTTCGGTTTTGGTTCCGCTTCGTCTACGGCAAGGAGGACCGATACGAACGCCTCGGTGAGGAGGCATACGAGGCAATCATCGAGCCAGAGATGGCTGACTTCGTCAGTCCAGAGTTCGAGAAACTGTGCCAGGACGCCCTGCCGAACCTCTACCCAGAGACGACGTTTCTCGACATCGGCCGCTGGTGGTACAAGGAGCACGAGGTCGACGTCGTCGGACTGGCCACAGATGGGACAATCGTTGCAGGGGAGTGCAAATTCACGAATGCACCGCTCGACTACGGTGCTCTTGCCTCGCTCGAGGACCACGTAGAAGAAATTCGCTGGGGGCCAAACGCAGATGGTTCCGCCACGGAATACGCGCTATTCACACGGAGCGGCGCAACACAGTCCGTCCAGGAGGCAGTATCCGAGCGCGATGATCTACGTTTGTTCAATTTGAGTGACGTCAATCGAGCGATCGGTAACTGA
- a CDS encoding 30S ribosomal protein S24e: MDVDIISEEENPMLHRSNVTFELTHDEATPSRLQVRDSLAAKLNKDADEVVIRKLDTKFGMRKTVGHAKVYETSAHATEVEQEHMLERNKIVSDESDVEAEEA; the protein is encoded by the coding sequence ATGGACGTCGACATCATCTCCGAGGAGGAAAATCCCATGTTGCACCGCTCGAACGTCACGTTCGAACTGACCCACGACGAGGCGACGCCCTCGCGTCTGCAGGTCCGTGACAGCCTCGCCGCGAAGCTGAACAAGGACGCCGACGAGGTCGTCATCCGCAAACTCGACACCAAGTTCGGCATGCGAAAGACCGTCGGCCACGCGAAGGTCTATGAGACCTCCGCTCACGCCACCGAGGTCGAACAGGAGCACATGCTCGAGCGCAACAAGATCGTCAGCGACGAGAGCGACGTCGAAGCGGAGGAGGCCTGA